One segment of Dermochelys coriacea isolate rDerCor1 chromosome 27, rDerCor1.pri.v4, whole genome shotgun sequence DNA contains the following:
- the LOC122457584 gene encoding basic proline-rich protein-like: protein MARAGGGGGEPGPELAPLAVTVQQSREEAAGSAARGAGKGQARPAEPRERAEGGVRSRLENRAPSGSSQLWPRASAQPRRPLGVSVITRVPSGSARESPSATRVLPAPLGNLRQQLGYLPAPLGNLRQQLGYFRLRSGISVSNSGTSGSARESPSATRVPSGSARESPSSAHARPGFFLVGWGGFGRLPGRAPPKCPPLTRNLLPQRFTPCAPLPPGPPLDSLQLGIPPQGPPPSQRPPFPPSPSGPPQRPPFTPGTPSLSETPHSPLHPGTSTLSETPPSPLGPPPSQRPPNSPFTPGPPPSQRPPFTLGTPSLSETPPSPLGPPPSQRPPIPPLCPQDPLPPRDPPFPPSPLGPRPSQRPPFTLGTPSLSETPPFPLFAPRIPSLSDPHFPPLPLGPPPSQRPPFLPFIPGTPSSQRSSFPPKGLPFTPGIPSPQRPPFPRQDPFTWGDSPLQGPPFLPVTPSLTGTPFPQEDLFPLPPTVTFFLQGKLLKLHCCSWSPKG, encoded by the exons ATGGcgcgggcggggggcggggggggggagccgggcCCGGAGCTCGCGCCGCTCGCGGTGACGGTGCAACAATCGCGGGAGGAGGCGGCCGGCTCCGCCGCGAGGGGTGCTGGGAAAGGCCAGGCCCGGCCAGCCGAGCCCAGAGAGCGGGCGGAAGGAGGAGTCAGAAGCAGGCTGGAGAACCGAGCGCCGAGCGGGTCGTCACAGCTCTGGCCGCGCGCCTCGGCTCAGCCCCGGCGGCCGCTTGGCGTCTCCGTGATCACTCGGGTACCTTCCGGCTCCGCTCGGGAATCTCCGTCAGCAACTCGGGTACTTCCGGCTCCGCTCGGGAATCTCCGTCAGCAACTCGGGTACCTTCCGGCTCCGCTCGGGAATCTCCGTCAGCAACTCGGGTACTTCCGGCTCCGCTCGGGAATCTCCGTCAGCAACTCGGGTACTTCCGGCTCCGCTCGGGAATCTCCGTCAGCAACTCGGGTACCTTCCGGCTCCGCTCGGGAATCTCC GAGCTCGGCGCATGCGCGCCCCGGCTTTTTTCTAGTGGGCTGGGGCGGGTTCGGGCGTCTCCCGGGCCGTGCGCCCCCAAAGTGCCCCCCTCTGACGCGAAACTTGCTCCCTCAGAGGTTTACGCCgtgtgcacccctccccccagggccccCCTTAGACTCCCTTCAGCTGGGGATACCCCCTCAGGgacccccaccctcccagagaCCCCCATTCCCCCCTTCACCCTCGGGACCCCCCCAGAGACCCCCCTTCACCCCTGGgaccccctccctctcagagacCCCCCATTCCCCCCTTCACCCCGGGACCTCCACCCTCTCAGAGACCCCCCCTTCACCCCTGGgaccccctccctctcagagacCCCCCAATTCCCCTTTCACCCCGGgaccccctccctctcagagacCCCCCTTCACCCTTGGgaccccctccctctcagagacCCCCCCTTCACCCTTGGgaccccctccctctcagagaccccccattccccctctttgcccccaggaccccctccctcccagagacccccccttccctccttcaccccTGGGACCCCGTCCCTCTCAGAGACCCCCCTTCACCCTCGGgaccccctccctctcagagacCCCCCCGTTCCCCCTCTTTGCCCCCAGGATCCCCTCCCTCTCAgacccccatttcccccctttgCCCCTAGGACCCCCTCCTTCTCAGAGACCCCCATTCCTCCCCTTCATCCCAGGGACCCCTTCCTCTCAGAGATCCTCATTCCCCCCCAAAGGcctccccttcaccccagggATCCCCTCCCCTCAAAGACCCCCATTCCCTAGGCAAGACCCCTTCACCTGGGGAGATTCCCCCCTACAGGGACCCCCCTTCCTTCCAGTGACTCCCTCCCTCACAGGGACCCCCTTCCCACAGGAggatctcttccccctccccccaacagtgACCTTCTTTCTTCAGGGGAAACTCCTCAAGCTCCACTGCTGCTCTTGGTCTCCAAAAGGGTGA
- the PSMD3 gene encoding 26S proteasome non-ATPase regulatory subunit 3: MKQEGASRRRPGADKAKPPPEEPPPGPPDVEMQEEAADGAGGAAGEKPPQRELDAVTLEDIKEHVKQLEKAVSGKEPRYVLRALRALPSTSRRLNPNVLHKAINGFFTSNSTMRDFLLGFLEEPMDTEAELQFRPRTGKAASAPLLPEVETYLQLLLVIYLMNSKRYPEAQKVSDDLMQKISPQNRRALDLVVAKCYYYHSRSYEFLNKLDVVRSFLHARLRTATLRHDADGQATLLNLLLRNYLHYNLYDQAEKLVSKSVFPEQANNNEWARYLYYTGRIKAIQLEYSEARRTMTNALRKAPQHTAVGFKQTVHKLLIVVELLLGEIPDRLQFRQPSLKRSLMPYFLLTQAVRTGNLAKFNQVLDQFADKFQADGTYTLIIRLRHNVIKTGVRMISLSYSRIALADIAQKLQLDSPEDAEFIVAKAIRDGVIEASINHEKGYVQSKEMIDIYSTREPQLAFHQRISFCLDIHNMSVKAMRFPPKSYNKDLESAEERREREQQDLEFAKEMAEDDDDGFP; the protein is encoded by the exons ATGAAGCAGGAGGGCGCGTCCCGCCGCCGCCCCGGCGCCGACAAGGCCAAGCCGCCCCCCGAGGAGCCGCCGCCCGGGCCCCCGGACGTGGAGATGCAGGAGGAGGCGGCGGACGGGGCCGGCGGCGCCGCCGGGGAGAAGCCGCCGCAGCGGGAGCTCGACGCTGTCACGCTGGAgg ACATCAAAGAGCATGTGAAGCAGCTTGAGAAGGCCGTGTCTGGAAAGGAGCCTCGCTACGTCCTGCGTGCCCTACGGGCTCTGCCCTCCACCTCCCGCCGACTCAACCCCAACGTGCTCCATAAAGCCATCAATGGCTTCTTCACTTCCAACAGCACCATGCGGGACTTCCTGCTGGGCTTTCTGGAGGAG CCTATGGACACAGAAGCAGAGCTGCAGTTCCGTCCCCGGACAGGAAAGGCAGCCTCAGCCCCCCTCCTGCCAGAGGTGGAAACCTATCTCCAGCTGCTCCTAGTCATCTACCTGATGAACAGTAAACGATATCCAGAG gcCCAGAAAGTATCTGATGACCTGATGCAGAAGATCAGTCCTCAGAACCGCCGAGCCCTCGATCTGGTGGTGGCCAAGTGTTATTACTACCACTCCCGCAGCTACGAGTTCCTGAATAAACTTGATGTGGTCAGGAG TTTCCTGCATGCCCGTCTGAGGACGGCAACCCTCCGTCATGACGCAGATGGTCAGGCCACCCTCCTGAATCTGCTGCTGAGGAACTACCTTCACTATAACCTCTATGACCAGGCAGAAAAGCTCGTCTCCAAATCAGTTTTTCCTGAGCAGGCCAATAACAACGAGTGGGCCAGGTACCTCTATTACACAG gtCGCATCAAAGCCATTCAGCTGGAGTACTCTGAAGCACGGCGGACCATGACGAATGCCCTGCGGAAGGCACCACAGCACACAGCGGTCGGCTTCAAACAGACG GTCCACAAGCTGCTCATCGTGGTAGAGTTATTGCTGGGCGAGATCCCGGACAGACTCCAGTTCAGACAGCCTTCCCTCAAGAGGTCACTCATGCCCTACTTTCTCCTGACACAGG CTGTTCGGACGGGTAACCTAGCCAAGTTCAACCAGGTCCTGGATCAGTTTGCGGACAAATTTCAGGCAGATGGGACCTATACCCTTATCATCCGGCTGAGACACAATGTGATTAAAACAG GTGTTCGCATGATCAGCTTGTCCTATTCACGCATCGCACTGGCCGACATTGCTCAGAAACTGCAGCTGGACAGCCCGGAGGATGCTGAGTTCATTGTTGCCAAG GCCATCCGGGACGGTGTGATCGAAGCCAGCATTAACCACGAGAAAGGCTACGTCCAGTCCAAAGAGATGATTGACATCTACTCCACACGGGAGCCTCAGCTTGCCTTCCATCAAAGGATCTCCTTCTGCCTCGACATCCACAACATGTCTGTCAAG GCCATGAGGTTCCCACCTAAGTCTTACAACAAGGACTTGGAGTCTGCAGAG GAGCGCCGGGAGCGTGAGCAGCAGGACCTGGAATTTGCGAAGGAAATGGCAGAGGATGACGATGACGGTTTCCCATGA